GTGGAACACGTTAAAATTACGATACGATACTGAAACTTACGATAATTATACGATACGATATATGCTCTCTAAAACATGACAACAATACGATACGATACGAATCATTTGCCTGAATAATATCAAAACTACactaaaatgctgaaaaaacTATGAACAGAAAAAGCATAAGACACAATGCGTTATACATCCTTATATTGTATAATGAATACAATACGATATACGCTCTCTAAAACATAATAATACGATACGAATCTTTTGCCTGAATAATATTCAAACCACCACAAAGACCTAAAATACACTTTAATATAATCATTATATGACAAACACAAATCCAAACGAGGGAATACGTTTTATATCCTTATATTGTatgttaaatgaaataaaaacattaaatacgcagcattaaaattcatttcacACTTTATTCTTGGAAACCGCACAAAGTTGGTATATAGAAAAGGTCTTATATAACTACAAATGCTAGCTAGTCCACAAGTCACCGGATTTTTGGTTGGGCGGAGTCCTAAATCCACGCACTATGACCTCAGATTGCCACCAGCCGCTGGACTCCTTGGATGATGGCTCTGCATAAACGCTAGTCGTGCTGCAGTCGTCTTCAGATGTGTCCAGTTTGAGCAGGCCAAGATCCTCGTAAATTTCCATCTGTTGGCAGCATCGCAAGTCGGTTAATGGGTGCTCACTGCTGTGTAAGAGGTGCAAGTGTATATTCTTGCAGCTGCGCGGAAGGcgactcagaacagctttggGTATAAGATTAGTCGCATCCTGCGGGGTTTCCGAGGGGGTGAACAGCTCCAGTTCCAGAAACACATTGGTGGCATTCAGTTCCGTGGAGAAGAGCGTGTACAGATCCTCGCAGGTTAGAAGGCGGAGCAGCGCCTGGTTGATACGACCTTCAGGCAAGGCATGGTGCTCGCAGTAGTGAGACCTTGATATGGACTCGTGGGGGATGTG
Above is a genomic segment from Drosophila kikkawai strain 14028-0561.14 chromosome 3R, DkikHiC1v2, whole genome shotgun sequence containing:
- the LOC108084579 gene encoding uncharacterized protein, whose translation is MEQNAKNIDIKLDTGDVLTTGTAAEFVNGILDFLLYQRRQIPFVYKTYKYYVEKWSDAEELGQAPDQGSFANYQLNQQRSKAKATKESISDMRELIRQAFRTSAVKSLRFLFGTNTFMPSEAYTLHIPHESISRSHYCEHHALPEGRINQALLRLLTCEDLYTLFSTELNATNVFLELELFTPSETPQDATNLIPKAVLSRLPRSCKNIHLHLLHSSEHPLTDLRCCQQMEIYEDLGLLKLDTSEDDCSTTSVYAEPSSKESSGWWQSEVIVRGFRTPPNQKSGDLWTS